A single Ziziphus jujuba cultivar Dongzao chromosome 11, ASM3175591v1 DNA region contains:
- the LOC112489130 gene encoding protein SOMBRERO, whose translation MELAVGYVFLPTDEELVDFLRDKIQGRMDSQTTSSIFEYDLYGDQEPWDIWNRFRDHNQRRRQGGDQDLYFFTQLKKVSINGSRINRKVGSGTWSGAYSETMFASASRISQYNNNNYYNIPIAVKKHFRYENDECPEHHGAWILHEFSLYDQIGTTTSCSNSDQFVVCRLRKKSDDQADAAGNKKKNKKRNSIKFDHHHHHQTNLQEPTAALLHSNKKMRLSDQNSPDHRDIHQVVDHQQHNNGAMHDYYHFESSSSAFGIGSSIADQTTPIILNDLGNNNSNNIIQQKEAPVLTINDNDDLQDVLLNNWDIEELLEVQELLFSEETNRKESSPTTTTTTAVHDDADGDEVIAEIEKLFFADQEAINHINGTNQDLDEVTMMMMNNSTDDFKYNAEFKEVITTGTTSLTTPSNIGADQDHDDHVLEVEKDENIQANELLDMNLSDLDTSFEEYFNANHPSFSFGF comes from the coding sequence ATGGAGTTAGCCGTAGGGTACGTGTTTTTACCAACGGATGAGGAACTGGTGGATTTTCTACGCGACAAGATCCAAGGACGAATGGATTCTCAAACAACGTCGTCAATATTCGAGTACGATCTTTATGGCGACCAAGAACCCTGGGATATCTGGAACAGGTTCCGAGATCACAATCAGAGAAGGAGGCAAGGTGGTGATCAGGATCTTTACTTCTTCACCCAGCTAAAGAAAGTGAGCATCAATGGCTCAAGAATTAATCGTAAGGTTGGTTCTGGTACGTGGTCTGGTGCATATTCAGAAACTATGTTCGCTTCAGCTTCAAGAATAagccaatataataataataattattataatattccaATCGCTGTGAAAAAGCACTTCCGATACGAGAATGATGAATGTCCTGAGCATCACGGTGCATGGATCTTGCACGAGTTTAGTCTTTATGATCAGATTGGGACTACTACGTCCTGTTCCAATTCTGATCAGTTTGTGGTTTGCCGACTCAGAAAGAAATCTGACGATCAAGCTGATGCTGCtggaaacaagaagaaaaacaagaaaagaaacagCATCAAgtttgatcatcatcatcatcatcaaactAATCTACAAGAGCCTACAGCCGCCCTCCTCCACTCCAACAAGAAGATGAGGCTATCTGATCAGAATTCTCCTGATCATCGGGATATTCATCAGGTAGTAGATCATCAGCAGCACAACAACGGAGCCATGCATGACTACTACCACTTTGAAAGTAGCAGTAGTGCTTTTGGGATTGGGAGTAGTATCGCTGATCAGACTACCCCAATAATCTTGAACGATCTGggaaacaacaacagcaacaatattattcaacaaaaagaAGCACCTGTACTCACtattaatgataatgatgatctTCAAGATGTTTTGCTTAATAATTGGGATATTGAGGAACTTTTAGAGGTGCAGGAGTTACTTTTTTCAGAGGAAACCAACAGAAAAGAGTCatcaccaacaacaacaacaacaactgcTGTACATGATGATGCTGATGGTGATGAGGTGATTGCTGAGATTGAGAAATTGTTCTTTGCGGATCAGGAAGCCATTAATCATATTAATGGAACGAATCAGGATTTAGATGAAGttacgatgatgatgatgaataaCTCTACTGACGACTTCAAGTATAATGCAGAATTCAAGGAGGTAATTACCACTGGAACAACTTCACTAACAACACCATCAAATATTGGTGCTGATCAGGATCATGATGATCATGTACTTGAAgtagaaaaagatgaaaatattCAAGCGAATGAATTACTTGATATGAATTTATCCGACTTGGACACATCATTTGAAGAATACTTCAATGCAAATCATCCATCTTTCAGTTTTGGATTCTGA
- the LOC132799964 gene encoding uncharacterized protein LOC132799964: MDFIFKLPPTVQRHDGIWVIVDRLTKFAHFLPIREKFSPQKLAELFMNHIVKDLKFEISDRVFLRLSPWKGVVRFGKRGKLSPCYIGLYEIVERIDPVAYKIDLPEELSRIHDVFHMSMLHKYISDPSHMLETSEIEFRDDLSYEEQPVQILGREEKRLRNKTIALVKVLWRNQIVKEATWE; encoded by the exons ATGGATTTTATATTCAAGCTTCCCCCCACAGTTCAGAGGCATGACGGTATTTGGGTGATTGTGGATCGACTTACTAAGTTTGCACATTTCCTACCCATTCGTGAGAAGTTTTCTCCTCAGAAGTTAGCAGAACtttttatgaatcatata GTTAAGGATCTCAAGTTTGAAATTAGCGATCGAGTATTCTTAAGGCTCTCTCCTTGGAAAggtgtagtacgttttggaaaaCGAGGGAAGTTAAGTCCTTGCTACATTGGACTGTATGAGATAGTAGAGAGGATAGATCCAGTGGCTTACAAGATTGACTTGCCGGAGGAGCTTTCTCGAATCCATGATGTTTTTCACATGTCCATGCTCCACAAGTATATCTCAGACCCATCACATATGTTGGAGACATCGGAGATTGAATTTAGGGATGACTTGTCTTATGAGGAGCAGCCAGTGCAAATTTTAGGAAGGGAAGAGAAAAGGCTTCGCAACAAGACTATAGCTTTGGTGAAGGTTCTTTGGAGAAACCAAATTGTCAAGGAGGCGACTTGGGAGTGA